One window from the genome of Candidatus Chlorohelix allophototropha encodes:
- a CDS encoding alpha/beta fold hydrolase — MTIRTIHQPRNGFASGSHPGIKLAYADWGPVDASPEKTIVGVHGITANLIGWDAFAEKLATSGYRFIVYDLRGRGESSKPANGYDLTTHSFDLRALLDYFNIEQANVLGHSLGAAIGVYFSAHYPERVRRLVLLDGGAPLPSDTWQAIARSLDRLGKTFPSLEAYLSLFKASPYFPTWNDYVANYYKYDVIQNQDGTVTPKCQKEAIMEEQHNLNNMEKYLSALHTHIKAPTLILRATDGLLDNGKAGFILTPDGSEKMAQSIPGGGRTIDINGTNHFTILMDEGQGRDEVMSLVTKHLE, encoded by the coding sequence ATGACGATTAGAACAATACACCAGCCTCGTAACGGTTTCGCATCCGGTTCGCACCCTGGAATCAAATTAGCTTATGCCGATTGGGGTCCCGTAGATGCCTCCCCTGAAAAAACAATTGTGGGGGTACATGGTATTACTGCCAACTTGATAGGTTGGGATGCTTTTGCAGAAAAGTTAGCAACTTCTGGCTATCGTTTTATCGTCTATGACTTGCGCGGCAGAGGCGAGAGCAGCAAGCCTGCCAACGGTTATGACCTTACCACCCATAGCTTTGACCTTCGCGCCTTGTTAGATTACTTCAATATTGAGCAAGCTAACGTATTAGGGCACTCTTTAGGCGCTGCTATAGGGGTATATTTTAGCGCACACTATCCTGAGAGAGTCCGCCGTTTGGTTTTATTGGATGGCGGCGCACCTTTACCTTCAGACACTTGGCAAGCAATCGCTCGTTCGTTAGACCGCCTCGGTAAAACTTTCCCTTCGCTTGAAGCCTATCTCTCATTGTTCAAGGCTTCTCCCTACTTCCCGACTTGGAACGATTATGTGGCAAATTACTATAAGTACGATGTAATCCAGAATCAGGATGGAACTGTGACTCCAAAATGCCAGAAAGAAGCCATAATGGAGGAGCAGCACAACCTAAATAATATGGAAAAATATCTTTCCGCTCTGCATACGCATATCAAAGCGCCAACCCTGATTCTGCGTGCTACCGATGGCTTGCTTGACAACGGCAAAGCCGGTTTCATTCTAACTCCCGATGGTAGCGAGAAAATGGCACAAAGTATTCCGGGTGGCGGTAGAACAATAGATATTAACGGAACTAACCATTTCACCATTCTCATGGATGAGGGGCAGGGGCGTGATGAGGTAATGAGCCTCGTAACCAAACACCTAGAATAA
- a CDS encoding acetyl-CoA hydrolase/transferase family protein — protein sequence MYTYVSSEKAVKVIKSGDRVYIHSISAAPQRLINAMTDRAPELRNVEVIHLHTEGQAPYTAPELAESFQTNALFVAPNMRKAVDLGQANYTPVFLSEVPNLFRHNIIPLDVAMVQVSPPDKHGFCSLGISVESTRAAVQMAKHVIAQVNPNMPRTHGDGLVHISEFDAIVECDDPLHEHPRPTLSEEEKAIGRHIAELVEDGATLQMGIGAIPDAVLDSLKHHQRLGVHTEMFSDGVIELVQRGVITGEEKVTHPGKIVAGFVMGTRKLYDFVDDNPLVAMLDIAYINDTHVIRRNPKVAAINSALEVDLTGQVCADSIGTYMYSGVGGQMDFMRGAMLSPGGKPIIALPSVTSKGESRITPFLKEGAGVVTTRAHVHYIVTEYGYVNLYGKNLRQRARMLIDIAHPNNRAALEESAFKRFGKIYY from the coding sequence ATGTATACCTACGTTAGTAGCGAAAAAGCAGTAAAAGTAATCAAATCAGGAGACAGGGTCTATATCCATTCTATTTCGGCTGCGCCTCAACGTTTAATAAATGCAATGACCGACAGAGCGCCGGAATTAAGAAACGTGGAAGTAATTCACCTGCACACCGAAGGACAAGCGCCTTACACAGCCCCCGAATTAGCGGAAAGTTTCCAGACCAATGCCCTCTTTGTGGCACCAAATATGCGCAAAGCGGTTGATTTAGGACAAGCTAATTACACCCCCGTATTTCTAAGTGAAGTGCCAAACCTGTTTCGTCACAATATTATACCCTTGGATGTCGCAATGGTGCAGGTTTCTCCGCCCGATAAACATGGCTTTTGCTCATTAGGGATCTCGGTGGAAAGCACTCGCGCTGCCGTACAGATGGCAAAGCATGTAATTGCTCAGGTAAATCCTAATATGCCGAGAACGCATGGGGATGGACTGGTACATATCAGCGAGTTTGATGCAATTGTGGAATGTGATGACCCCCTTCATGAGCATCCTCGCCCGACTCTTTCTGAGGAAGAAAAAGCAATTGGTCGCCATATCGCTGAATTAGTCGAAGATGGCGCTACCCTGCAAATGGGTATCGGCGCAATCCCAGATGCCGTTCTGGATTCTCTCAAGCACCATCAGCGTTTGGGAGTACATACCGAAATGTTCTCCGATGGAGTGATTGAGCTTGTGCAAAGAGGCGTAATTACCGGAGAAGAAAAAGTCACCCACCCCGGTAAAATTGTCGCAGGGTTTGTAATGGGAACCCGCAAATTATATGATTTCGTGGACGATAATCCGTTGGTAGCTATGTTGGATATTGCTTATATTAACGATACCCATGTAATTCGTCGCAACCCAAAAGTTGCCGCGATTAACAGCGCATTGGAAGTGGATTTGACTGGGCAGGTTTGCGCCGACTCAATCGGAACTTACATGTATTCTGGCGTAGGTGGTCAGATGGACTTCATGCGAGGCGCGATGCTCTCACCGGGTGGCAAACCCATTATTGCGCTGCCCTCAGTCACCAGCAAGGGTGAATCCAGAATAACGCCTTTCCTCAAGGAAGGGGCAGGCGTAGTAACTACCCGCGCTCATGTCCACTATATCGTAACCGAATACGGTTATGTTAACCTTTATGGCAAGAATTTAAGGCAACGCGCCCGAATGCTGATTGATATTGCACATCCAAACAACCGCGCTGCCCTTGAAGAATCTGCCTTCAAACGTTTTGGCAAAATCTATTACTAA
- a CDS encoding FMN-binding negative transcriptional regulator, with protein sequence MYIPKSFEENDLPELHAMMRRFNFATLITALNGAIQATHIPFMLDETRGKYGTLQAHIARANQQWQDFSEGVEALVIFQGPHAYISPSWYEVHPSVPTWNYVAIHAYGIPRLLEGYDNVHPMLGTLVQNHEQHYPHPWTMDLPEDYMQNMVKGIVGIEIEITRLEGKYKMSQNRGESDRSGVIRALEGSTDPLVAEVSDIMKRVEK encoded by the coding sequence ATGTATATACCAAAATCCTTTGAAGAAAATGATTTGCCCGAATTGCATGCTATGATGCGTCGCTTTAATTTTGCCACTCTAATAACGGCTTTAAATGGCGCAATTCAAGCTACTCATATTCCGTTTATGCTGGATGAAACAAGGGGTAAGTATGGGACACTTCAGGCGCATATCGCCCGCGCCAATCAACAATGGCAAGATTTTAGCGAAGGGGTAGAGGCGTTGGTGATTTTTCAAGGACCGCACGCTTATATTTCTCCTTCATGGTACGAAGTGCATCCAAGTGTGCCGACTTGGAATTATGTGGCAATCCACGCCTACGGCATACCGCGCCTACTCGAAGGCTATGACAATGTACACCCAATGCTCGGTACATTAGTACAGAATCATGAACAGCATTACCCACACCCATGGACGATGGATTTACCTGAAGATTATATGCAGAATATGGTTAAAGGAATTGTGGGAATTGAAATCGAAATTACCCGGTTGGAAGGCAAGTATAAGATGAGCCAGAATCGGGGAGAAAGCGACCGCAGCGGCGTTATAAGGGCTTTAGAGGGCAGTACCGACCCATTGGTAGCCGAAGTGAGTGATATTATGAAGCGAGTTGAAAAGTAA
- the nagA gene encoding N-acetylglucosamine-6-phosphate deacetylase: MQEFSISGQLWTEEGFRAGRLTISDGKIQGCEYGEGLKADYSFPDSYVCPGLIDMQINGGLGFDFTQQPNSVGEVAKALPRWGVTAFLPTYITAPIETYFEALGWLKANAATTKGAIPLGAHIEGPFLNPRYKGAHEETFLRHPSLEETHRLWECAGDCLKLMTLAPELVGALEVANWLHEKGIIVSAGHTAATYEEGLVAFESGIRLVTHLFNAMPSLHHRKPGIVGVSLAAKDTFCGIIVDGIHLHPGIVRLVYRLKGAANILLVTDAMAGMGMPPGKYVLGGQEVIVTDKTARLANFAGTLAGSILTLNQAIANMIVYTDCSVAEAVGMASLNPARLLGIDKRKGRLEAGYDADIAVFKPDNFETLMTLVNGEILYN, encoded by the coding sequence ATGCAGGAATTTTCAATCAGCGGTCAACTTTGGACAGAAGAGGGCTTTCGCGCCGGCAGGCTCACAATCTCCGACGGTAAAATTCAGGGCTGTGAGTATGGCGAGGGTTTAAAAGCCGATTATTCTTTTCCCGATAGCTATGTATGCCCCGGCTTGATTGATATGCAAATAAACGGTGGGCTTGGTTTTGATTTTACCCAGCAGCCGAATAGCGTGGGAGAAGTGGCTAAAGCCTTACCACGTTGGGGTGTTACTGCCTTTCTACCTACCTATATTACTGCCCCAATTGAAACCTATTTTGAGGCTTTGGGATGGCTTAAAGCAAATGCGGCAACTACAAAAGGAGCAATCCCACTCGGCGCACATATTGAGGGACCCTTCCTAAATCCACGCTACAAAGGGGCGCACGAAGAAACTTTCTTACGTCACCCTTCACTGGAAGAAACGCACCGTTTATGGGAATGCGCTGGTGACTGCTTGAAATTGATGACCCTTGCGCCGGAATTGGTGGGGGCGTTGGAAGTTGCAAACTGGTTGCATGAAAAAGGGATAATAGTGTCGGCGGGGCATACCGCTGCAACTTATGAAGAAGGTCTAGTGGCTTTTGAATCTGGCATCAGACTGGTTACTCACCTGTTCAATGCCATGCCCTCCTTACACCATCGCAAACCGGGTATCGTGGGGGTTTCTCTGGCAGCCAAAGATACTTTTTGCGGAATAATAGTAGATGGAATACACCTCCATCCCGGTATAGTAAGGCTGGTATATCGCTTGAAGGGCGCAGCAAATATTCTACTGGTGACAGATGCGATGGCTGGCATGGGCATGCCTCCGGGTAAATACGTGCTGGGTGGACAGGAAGTAATAGTGACCGACAAAACGGCAAGGCTGGCTAATTTTGCCGGAACTCTTGCCGGTAGTATCTTGACTTTAAACCAAGCGATTGCCAATATGATTGTCTATACCGATTGTAGTGTCGCCGAAGCGGTGGGAATGGCTTCCCTGAATCCGGCGCGTTTACTTGGTATTGATAAGCGTAAAGGACGGCTTGAAGCAGGCTATGATGCAGATATAGCAGTTTTCAAGCCCGACAATTTTGAGACTCTAATGACGCTGGTGAATGGGGAAATTCTCTATAATTAG
- a CDS encoding glycoside hydrolase family 3 N-terminal domain-containing protein, translated as MNLLEKVGQRFVVAFDGIELNPTLRDWLLECRPGGVILFGRNIKSIEQVAALTTNLQDLAVQNGLPPFIIAIDEEGGRVSRMSADGSPWIAPSQMAQASAGIDAVRAAAGVTARRLQRMGINLNFAPVADINNNPHNPVIGSRSYGSDSAIVAEMVAAAIEVYNAAEIGSCVKHFPGHGDTGVDSHFGLPVISHTRERLDAVELIPFRRAFAANVPALMTAHVMFPALEQAVPVTLSRKFLTELLREVLGFGGLVFTDALDMKAIAERYTPAESALATLRAGADVALPCFTMEIQRDTIRQMVSAASENAFELEEGLQRVLSFKERFCKPEQRAYSLDDLYQEALDAQTILEVARESLTLVSVRSGFRFGVHVENPAVIEFTLPSASPVEEGRQATLLLRTLLSDHWENLRYLKLPAQPSTEQIALACHLASTADNLTILARNAARNESQAWALKELIKIQPHTVVVAARDPYELNLTKDAAACLATFGDPPCSIRALAEVLLGKLTPVGKLPVRLEEV; from the coding sequence ATGAACTTGCTTGAAAAAGTCGGTCAACGTTTTGTGGTAGCATTCGATGGAATTGAATTGAATCCTACTTTGCGGGATTGGTTGCTGGAGTGTCGCCCCGGTGGAGTTATTTTATTCGGTCGCAATATAAAAAGCATCGAGCAGGTAGCTGCGCTTACAACAAATTTGCAAGATTTAGCCGTCCAAAACGGGTTGCCTCCTTTTATTATCGCGATTGATGAGGAGGGCGGTAGAGTTAGCCGTATGAGCGCGGATGGTTCACCGTGGATTGCGCCAAGCCAAATGGCACAAGCCTCCGCTGGAATTGATGCAGTACGCGCTGCCGCCGGAGTAACGGCGAGACGCTTGCAACGTATGGGCATCAACCTCAATTTTGCACCTGTAGCAGATATAAATAATAATCCCCACAACCCTGTAATAGGTAGCCGCAGTTACGGTAGCGACTCTGCTATTGTGGCGGAGATGGTGGCAGCCGCAATAGAAGTGTATAACGCTGCCGAGATTGGCAGTTGCGTAAAACATTTTCCGGGGCATGGTGATACCGGCGTGGATAGTCATTTTGGCTTGCCGGTTATTTCGCACACCCGCGAACGCTTGGACGCGGTAGAGCTTATCCCTTTCCGGCGTGCCTTCGCTGCTAACGTTCCGGCGCTGATGACTGCCCATGTTATGTTTCCGGCTTTGGAACAGGCTGTTCCGGTTACCTTAAGCCGGAAATTTCTGACCGAACTTTTACGCGAAGTGCTTGGATTCGGTGGGTTGGTTTTCACCGATGCGCTTGATATGAAAGCGATTGCCGAACGCTACACCCCTGCCGAATCAGCCCTTGCAACTTTGCGAGCAGGCGCAGATGTTGCTTTGCCGTGTTTTACTATGGAAATCCAACGCGACACTATTCGCCAAATGGTGAGCGCTGCTTCTGAAAATGCTTTTGAACTTGAGGAAGGCTTGCAACGGGTATTGTCTTTCAAAGAGCGTTTTTGTAAGCCTGAGCAGAGAGCTTATTCGCTAGACGACCTATATCAGGAAGCGTTGGATGCTCAAACAATCCTTGAGGTGGCGCGAGAGAGCCTAACGTTGGTTTCGGTTCGGTCGGGTTTCCGCTTTGGCGTGCATGTTGAAAATCCTGCGGTTATAGAATTTACGCTACCATCCGCTTCTCCGGTTGAAGAAGGTAGGCAGGCTACCCTCTTGCTCCGCACATTGCTTTCCGACCACTGGGAGAACTTGCGATATTTAAAGCTACCTGCTCAACCTTCTACTGAGCAGATTGCGCTTGCTTGCCACTTGGCAAGTACAGCCGACAATCTGACTATACTTGCCCGCAATGCGGCAAGGAATGAGTCACAGGCTTGGGCATTGAAGGAGTTGATCAAAATTCAGCCCCATACGGTGGTGGTAGCAGCTAGAGACCCCTACGAGTTGAATCTCACCAAAGATGCGGCAGCATGTCTTGCCACTTTTGGCGATCCTCCATGCTCGATCAGGGCATTGGCAGAGGTTTTGCTTGGTAAGTTAACCCCTGTTGGTAAGTTGCCGGTACGGCTAGAGGAAGTATAA
- a CDS encoding BadF/BadG/BcrA/BcrD ATPase family protein yields the protein MRYFAAVDGGASKTLVVIVDESGQELGRGVSAGSNYQALGLEKAVTAVKKALLEACSVANLSPATVVLDKIYLGLSGLDRADDQEIWKQKTAELDSPQAREMLFGNDGELVLAALPHSIGLCLICGTGSIAIGRDHTGNRTRAGGWGHFFGDEGSGLWFGRAVLQKAARMEDGREPETLLLDLVLREWNLASASQLIGAVYTNPSVDNARIARLSGLVFQAATAGDRTAVALIEEAAEELALIVKAVYRKLEFSGSPSLAVAGGVILNHPVLLARVEALLRTQIQLDKIVQVPEPALAAAVALAQEVE from the coding sequence ATGCGCTATTTTGCGGCGGTAGATGGCGGAGCCAGTAAAACTCTGGTGGTAATAGTAGATGAGAGCGGGCAAGAACTTGGGCGGGGCGTTTCAGCAGGCTCGAATTATCAGGCACTTGGACTAGAGAAAGCGGTAACGGCGGTTAAAAAGGCTTTGCTGGAGGCATGCTCAGTTGCAAACCTGTCACCTGCTACCGTTGTACTGGATAAAATCTATTTGGGTTTGTCCGGTCTTGATCGCGCTGATGACCAAGAAATCTGGAAGCAAAAAACTGCCGAGCTTGATTCTCCGCAAGCGCGCGAGATGTTGTTTGGAAATGATGGGGAACTGGTGCTGGCGGCGCTACCGCATTCAATCGGGTTGTGCCTGATTTGCGGCACCGGTTCAATTGCAATCGGGCGTGACCATACTGGAAATCGTACTCGCGCCGGTGGTTGGGGACATTTCTTCGGGGATGAGGGCAGCGGCTTATGGTTCGGGCGCGCGGTTCTACAAAAAGCAGCGCGTATGGAAGATGGGCGTGAACCTGAAACCTTGCTGCTGGATTTAGTTTTGCGAGAATGGAACTTGGCAAGCGCCTCTCAGTTAATCGGGGCAGTTTATACCAACCCCAGTGTAGATAATGCCCGCATCGCCCGCTTGTCGGGTCTGGTGTTTCAAGCTGCCACAGCAGGCGATAGAACCGCGGTGGCATTAATCGAAGAAGCGGCGGAAGAACTAGCTTTAATTGTAAAAGCGGTTTATCGCAAACTAGAATTTTCTGGGTCGCCTTCACTGGCAGTAGCGGGTGGGGTAATTTTAAATCACCCGGTACTGCTTGCCAGAGTTGAAGCGCTACTAAGGACGCAAATTCAACTGGATAAAATCGTGCAAGTGCCTGAACCGGCGTTAGCAGCAGCAGTAGCGTTGGCACAAGAAGTGGAGTGA
- the murQ gene encoding N-acetylmuramic acid 6-phosphate etherase: protein MQGKYIEESARDSDNLATEGRNQESSNLDTLSALEIVQIINNQDALVAQAIKLGIPSIARAVEEIVERFKKGGRLIYIGAGTSGRLGVLDASECPPTFNTPPSMVIGIIAGGEIALTSAVEEAEDNAELGKQDLIKVQLNANDAVVGITASGRTPYVLGALEYARSCGAFTIGLACNKSTPLEALAQINIAPVTGPEVVSGSTRLKAGTAQKMVLNMLSTAAMTLMGKTYGNLMVDVRVSNAKLRRRAVRIVIDCTGLPEVEATTLLERCNGETKVAIVAALAGVSPNQAAERLARTSGVVRLALKEAD, encoded by the coding sequence ATGCAAGGTAAATACATAGAAGAATCCGCACGTGATAGCGATAATCTAGCAACAGAAGGGCGCAATCAGGAAAGCTCTAATCTCGACACCTTGAGCGCACTTGAAATAGTGCAAATAATTAATAATCAAGACGCCTTGGTGGCTCAGGCTATTAAGTTGGGAATACCCTCAATTGCCCGTGCGGTAGAAGAAATTGTAGAACGTTTCAAAAAGGGTGGTAGGCTGATTTATATCGGAGCGGGAACTAGCGGTAGACTTGGCGTGTTGGATGCGTCCGAGTGCCCACCTACTTTTAATACTCCGCCATCAATGGTTATCGGCATTATCGCTGGTGGAGAGATTGCCCTAACCAGTGCGGTGGAAGAAGCCGAAGACAATGCCGAGCTGGGTAAACAGGATTTGATTAAGGTTCAGCTAAACGCGAACGATGCGGTGGTGGGAATTACTGCCAGTGGGCGTACCCCCTACGTTTTGGGTGCGCTAGAATACGCCCGTAGTTGTGGCGCATTCACTATCGGGCTAGCCTGCAATAAATCCACCCCTTTGGAAGCGTTAGCACAAATCAATATTGCGCCTGTTACGGGTCCCGAAGTAGTTTCCGGTTCAACCCGTCTTAAAGCCGGAACAGCCCAGAAAATGGTGCTGAATATGCTGTCAACTGCGGCTATGACATTAATGGGCAAAACCTACGGCAATTTGATGGTAGATGTACGTGTCAGCAATGCCAAACTCCGGCGCAGGGCGGTGCGGATAGTAATTGATTGCACCGGGTTACCAGAAGTAGAAGCTACCACTTTGCTGGAGCGTTGTAATGGAGAAACAAAAGTAGCAATTGTAGCGGCGTTGGCAGGGGTTAGCCCGAATCAGGCAGCCGAAAGACTTGCCAGAACCAGTGGTGTGGTGCGATTGGCATTAAAAGAGGCAGACTAA
- a CDS encoding Coenzyme F420 hydrogenase/dehydrogenase, beta subunit C-terminal domain — MSQTYEQNPLIQVSRKGESTSNRLDKPLMCSRCGLCYSNRREQLVDACVFVGNRYEEIEQRVHGRGRQPGSDEDMFGIFQHMYAARLKQPIEGAQWTGIMSTVASMLLKNNMVDGVIVVDNVPGTRFKPQPRVATTVEEIIAAKGNKPCLSQNVSAIEEAEKRGLKRIAFIGNGCQTHAVRSIQETLPFDKIYFLGLPCTDVVTYQKWNKFLDVVSESPTTVVHLEFMPDYRVWMKHEDGHIEKIGFFELDLDKMGADIFPDSCLSCFDYANALSDITIGYLGATMPFQWITVRTKVGEELFEMLRPHLEFTPLVEKGDYHRAVQLSVDMLNKPPRKLPKWGAKLLTFVVRHRGLKGINFARGTLTMKWARNLDHIRKNFSEHEDKLVPEFAKRVLKRYGM, encoded by the coding sequence ATGAGCCAGACTTACGAGCAGAATCCATTAATTCAGGTCTCCCGCAAGGGCGAATCTACTTCAAACCGCCTTGACAAACCATTGATGTGCAGTCGCTGTGGTCTTTGCTATTCAAACCGCCGCGAACAATTGGTGGATGCTTGTGTCTTTGTAGGGAATCGCTACGAAGAAATTGAGCAGCGAGTACATGGTCGGGGGCGACAACCCGGTTCTGATGAGGATATGTTTGGCATTTTCCAGCACATGTACGCTGCCCGCTTGAAACAGCCGATAGAAGGCGCACAGTGGACCGGCATTATGAGTACAGTGGCAAGTATGCTGCTGAAAAATAATATGGTGGACGGCGTAATCGTGGTAGATAATGTACCCGGCACTCGCTTTAAACCCCAGCCTAGAGTTGCTACCACCGTTGAAGAAATAATTGCGGCAAAAGGGAACAAGCCCTGCCTATCCCAAAACGTTTCCGCTATCGAAGAAGCCGAAAAGCGAGGGCTTAAACGAATTGCCTTTATCGGTAACGGTTGCCAAACGCATGCTGTGCGTTCTATTCAAGAGACTCTGCCCTTTGACAAAATCTACTTTCTGGGCTTGCCCTGTACCGATGTAGTGACTTATCAGAAGTGGAACAAGTTCCTTGATGTGGTATCGGAGTCACCTACTACGGTAGTTCACCTTGAGTTTATGCCGGATTATCGCGTCTGGATGAAGCATGAGGATGGACATATCGAGAAAATCGGCTTCTTCGAACTGGACTTGGACAAGATGGGTGCGGATATTTTCCCGGATAGTTGCCTGAGTTGCTTTGACTACGCCAATGCTCTTTCGGATATAACGATAGGTTATTTGGGCGCAACGATGCCCTTCCAATGGATCACTGTTCGTACTAAGGTTGGCGAAGAGCTATTCGAAATGCTGCGTCCGCACTTGGAATTTACGCCGTTGGTTGAAAAGGGCGATTACCATCGTGCCGTCCAACTTTCGGTAGATATGCTAAATAAGCCACCCCGCAAATTGCCGAAATGGGGCGCAAAACTTCTTACCTTCGTGGTAAGGCATCGCGGTTTGAAGGGCATCAATTTTGCCCGCGGTACTCTCACTATGAAGTGGGCGCGCAACCTTGATCATATTCGCAAGAATTTCTCGGAACACGAAGACAAACTTGTGCCTGAATTTGCGAAGCGCGTTCTCAAGCGATACGGCATGTAA
- a CDS encoding dual specificity protein phosphatase 23, which produces MLENWGWVIEGKLAGSALPGGSGKEDEDLLFLHQQGIRAIVSLSQKSPRPDLLQKYQIMHKHLPLPDFSAPTVEQIEKLVHFIEKRIQRLEPVLIHCRAGYGRTGTILACYLVHRGMSASQAIAEIRRIRPGSIEIKEQERAVQEYARRLHVMPLEGTNW; this is translated from the coding sequence ATGCTGGAAAATTGGGGTTGGGTAATCGAAGGGAAACTGGCGGGTAGCGCTCTTCCGGGTGGAAGCGGTAAAGAGGATGAAGACCTCCTATTTTTGCATCAACAGGGTATTCGTGCCATCGTTTCTTTGTCCCAAAAAAGCCCACGCCCCGATTTACTTCAAAAATACCAGATAATGCACAAGCATTTGCCACTTCCCGATTTTAGCGCGCCTACAGTTGAACAGATTGAAAAGCTCGTCCACTTTATTGAGAAACGAATACAGCGTCTAGAGCCTGTGCTGATTCATTGTCGCGCCGGTTATGGCAGAACCGGTACTATACTGGCTTGCTATTTGGTACATCGCGGTATGAGCGCCTCTCAAGCAATCGCGGAGATAAGGCGGATTCGTCCTGGTTCGATTGAAATCAAGGAGCAGGAGCGCGCGGTACAGGAATATGCGCGACGTTTGCATGTAATGCCCTTAGAGGGGACAAATTGGTAG
- a CDS encoding aspartate-semialdehyde dehydrogenase, protein MAGYNLAIVGATELTGQELIKILQTRRFPINNIKFLTNPAQYVPGRRIFFAGKDFEVQEITSRAFREVDIAFFCGDAETAQHFAPNISDFGCFVIDVSGAFRGDDKVLSVIPEINGEELQQLKKKRLVASPSPAVIQLLLPLNTLRQWTSLRRLIVHSFEPVSESGQSAVEFLTTEARTVLDGKNVIPHTYHHQIAFNLLPETENFLDTGLTRSEARIIREIKRFWRLPDLNISVTAIRVPLYQGMSQSVIVDLGKKVTPDEMREVMGDTPGVKVSDDPSVNMYPQPWQSINTDEIVVGRIRELDSTYNTMAFWSCMDNLRKGSALNAIQIAETASHLKLI, encoded by the coding sequence ATGGCAGGCTATAATCTTGCAATCGTAGGAGCAACCGAGTTAACCGGACAGGAATTGATAAAAATCCTCCAAACCCGGCGGTTTCCTATAAACAACATAAAGTTTCTGACAAATCCAGCCCAATATGTGCCAGGTCGCCGCATCTTTTTCGCAGGTAAAGACTTTGAGGTGCAGGAAATTACCTCCCGCGCTTTTAGAGAGGTAGATATAGCTTTTTTCTGTGGAGATGCCGAAACCGCTCAGCATTTTGCGCCCAATATAAGCGATTTCGGTTGTTTTGTAATTGACGTGAGTGGCGCATTTCGGGGTGATGATAAAGTTCTTTCGGTAATTCCTGAAATCAATGGGGAAGAACTTCAGCAACTAAAAAAGAAACGGCTGGTAGCATCACCCAGTCCCGCCGTTATCCAGCTTTTACTACCATTGAACACCTTGCGACAATGGACTAGCTTGCGTCGTCTGATAGTACACAGCTTTGAGCCTGTTTCGGAGAGTGGACAAAGTGCAGTTGAGTTTCTAACTACCGAGGCACGCACCGTACTGGATGGGAAGAATGTCATCCCGCACACCTACCACCACCAAATAGCCTTTAACCTATTGCCTGAAACCGAGAATTTTCTGGATACAGGCTTAACCCGTAGCGAAGCGCGCATAATCCGCGAAATAAAACGTTTTTGGCGTTTGCCCGACCTCAACATTTCGGTAACGGCAATCCGTGTACCACTTTATCAAGGGATGTCGCAATCGGTAATAGTCGATTTAGGGAAAAAAGTTACTCCCGATGAAATGCGCGAAGTGATGGGGGATACGCCCGGCGTAAAGGTATCAGACGATCCAAGTGTAAATATGTACCCGCAGCCGTGGCAAAGTATCAATACCGATGAAATAGTGGTTGGGCGTATCCGGGAACTGGATAGCACTTACAACACTATGGCTTTCTGGAGTTGTATGGACAATCTCCGAAAAGGCTCGGCTCTAAACGCTATCCAGATAGCGGAGACTGCTTCGCACCTTAAGTTGATATAG